A portion of the Sphaerochaeta pleomorpha str. Grapes genome contains these proteins:
- a CDS encoding PG0541 family transporter-associated protein translates to MKKLEIIVSQAIDEDFLHDCKVLRVAQHYTKAVGVLGSGHSVPKMGDEIWPQLNNHYMIVVEDEEMEAIKRIVDNLRKTYPNEGIACFVSSVEAL, encoded by the coding sequence ATGAAAAAACTTGAGATTATCGTTAGTCAGGCGATCGACGAGGACTTTCTGCATGATTGCAAGGTTCTGAGGGTAGCCCAGCATTATACCAAGGCTGTAGGCGTGCTTGGCTCAGGCCATAGTGTACCCAAGATGGGGGATGAGATTTGGCCACAGCTGAACAACCATTACATGATTGTCGTTGAGGATGAGGAAATGGAGGCGATTAAACGAATCGTAGACAATCTGAGAAAGACCTATCCCAACGAAGGTATTGCGTGTTTTGTTTCCAGCGTGGAGGCCTTATAA
- a CDS encoding efflux RND transporter permease subunit has translation MSPSKSAVKHPTTVLIIFVLLTALGIYSIQKLPIDLFPDMDIPYILVQTTYTNASPSEVEDKLTRTLENALSGVSGLKKLSSTSSEGSSTIILEFNMGTDLSEAANTIRDRFDLVRNYLPSEAFSPMILKLDPTMMPIMTLALTSDSLSPEELRKIADSTVQPRLEQIDGVASTTLSGGRERAIRVEIQKDKLKSYNLTISQVSQMIAIQNLQTSVGQIDEDGLDWSIAANGEYTSLDDLRNTVISYKVGSDAEAKRILLGDIALVSDSYKDVASYAYFDGVPSVTISIQKQTGKNTVTTANAVRKQMATIQNVLPAHTKLSEAFNTSDVVEQAVDQVVNSALQGALLAVLVLLIFLRSFKSTLIVGLSIPISLAITLGVMYFSGFSLNLMTLAGLALGVGMLVDNSIVILENIYSYRENGTKPTVAAILGSQEMLTAIVSSTLTTICVFLPMIMYKKQLGMAGQVFNSLAFTVVISLLCSLFVAVTLVPVLASKYLKLGNIQKRNSKGIQKKISSVFEALDNSYAKMVRFVLHHKVFTLLFIVALLGVSIMQITRVGFIYMPENEQNSVSVNIELPQGTNLDVTNDVLQQFNALALESLEGVKMSVSSSGGGSNPMASSGGANTASARYTLYSSNERQEGWDNDASARKKLEQLFNLFPEAKFTIESSSLTSSLGGGGLDISIKSNDLELCRETSLAIKQLLTNEAGSLVKDVESSLNDGLPQLTIVYDRERMYALGLNIASVNSELQSAIKGATVTRYRENGDEVDVIVGLRAEDKSQIADLDEITVSNSSGMKISLSNFAHYERSKAPVSITREDQSRIVHVTAKLQEGQTVDKVQKEVEKMVAANIPSDNDLILSYGGDYQQLMEGLRTFAEIIIIAILLVFAVMASQFESFLKPFIIIFSIPLSIIGIVAIYMITGQTFSLITAVGLLILVGIIVNNGIVLVSYTDLLQKRGFSLEEACVQAAKSRLRPILMTTLTTILALVPMAFFPGEGSEMVQPIGQTVLGGLGFGTLMTLFLMPTLYYVFNRGSEKRMHKKMEKEVERLSDSQQL, from the coding sequence ATGTCCCCATCGAAAAGCGCAGTAAAACATCCAACGACGGTCTTGATTATTTTTGTGCTCTTGACCGCCTTGGGAATTTATTCCATTCAGAAATTACCGATTGACTTGTTTCCAGATATGGATATTCCCTACATTCTGGTCCAGACTACGTACACGAATGCTTCACCCTCAGAAGTGGAGGATAAGCTTACCCGTACCCTGGAGAACGCCCTTTCTGGCGTTTCGGGGCTGAAGAAACTCAGCAGTACTTCTTCAGAGGGGTCGAGTACCATTATTTTGGAATTCAATATGGGAACGGATCTGAGTGAAGCGGCCAATACGATCCGAGACCGCTTTGATCTGGTACGAAACTATCTTCCCAGCGAGGCTTTCTCACCGATGATTCTCAAGCTTGACCCTACCATGATGCCTATCATGACTTTGGCCTTGACGAGTGATTCGCTTTCACCCGAGGAGCTGCGAAAGATTGCCGATTCTACGGTGCAACCTCGATTGGAGCAGATTGATGGCGTAGCCTCAACTACGTTGTCCGGCGGCAGGGAAAGGGCCATCAGGGTAGAAATCCAGAAAGACAAACTAAAATCGTATAACCTGACCATAAGCCAGGTCAGCCAGATGATCGCCATACAGAATCTCCAGACCTCAGTCGGACAGATTGATGAGGATGGACTTGACTGGTCCATAGCTGCAAATGGCGAGTATACCTCCCTTGATGATCTGCGCAATACGGTCATTTCCTACAAAGTTGGCAGTGATGCCGAAGCCAAGCGTATTCTTCTTGGAGACATTGCCTTGGTATCTGATAGCTATAAGGACGTAGCTAGCTATGCCTATTTTGATGGGGTTCCAAGTGTAACCATTTCCATCCAGAAGCAGACAGGAAAGAATACGGTTACTACTGCCAATGCCGTGCGCAAACAGATGGCAACGATTCAGAATGTGCTGCCAGCGCATACAAAGCTTTCCGAAGCTTTCAATACCAGTGATGTTGTCGAGCAGGCGGTCGACCAGGTCGTAAACAGTGCTTTGCAAGGGGCGCTTTTGGCAGTGCTGGTTCTTTTAATCTTCTTGAGAAGTTTCAAGAGTACCTTGATTGTCGGGCTATCCATTCCCATTTCTTTGGCCATTACCTTGGGAGTGATGTATTTCTCTGGTTTTTCCCTTAACCTGATGACGCTTGCGGGGTTGGCTCTGGGGGTAGGGATGCTGGTGGATAATTCCATTGTTATTCTTGAAAATATATATAGTTACCGAGAAAATGGTACGAAGCCGACCGTCGCTGCTATTTTGGGTTCCCAGGAAATGCTTACCGCTATTGTCAGCAGTACGCTGACTACCATCTGTGTTTTCCTCCCTATGATTATGTACAAGAAGCAATTGGGCATGGCTGGGCAGGTATTCAACAGTTTGGCTTTTACCGTAGTTATTTCCTTGCTTTGTTCGCTTTTTGTAGCAGTTACGCTGGTTCCTGTCCTTGCTTCCAAGTATCTCAAGCTCGGGAACATCCAGAAGCGAAATTCCAAAGGAATTCAGAAAAAGATTTCAAGTGTGTTCGAGGCCCTGGACAATAGCTATGCCAAAATGGTGCGCTTCGTTCTCCACCACAAGGTCTTTACCTTGCTTTTCATCGTGGCTTTGCTTGGCGTGTCAATTATGCAGATTACCCGAGTCGGATTCATTTATATGCCTGAAAATGAACAGAATAGCGTTTCGGTGAACATAGAGTTGCCCCAAGGTACCAATCTGGATGTCACAAACGATGTTTTGCAGCAATTCAATGCATTGGCTCTCGAGAGTCTTGAAGGTGTAAAAATGAGCGTTAGCTCCAGTGGCGGGGGAAGTAATCCTATGGCTTCCTCTGGCGGTGCCAACACAGCATCAGCCCGTTATACGCTCTACTCGAGCAATGAACGACAGGAAGGGTGGGATAATGATGCGTCTGCACGAAAGAAGCTTGAACAGTTGTTCAATCTCTTTCCCGAGGCGAAATTTACCATTGAAAGTAGTTCCCTTACCAGTAGCCTTGGAGGCGGTGGCCTCGATATCTCAATCAAGAGCAATGACTTGGAACTCTGTAGGGAAACTTCACTTGCAATCAAGCAGTTGCTTACCAATGAGGCAGGCTCCTTGGTAAAGGATGTGGAAAGTTCACTCAACGATGGCCTTCCGCAGTTGACCATAGTGTATGACAGGGAAAGGATGTATGCCCTGGGGCTTAATATTGCATCGGTCAATAGCGAATTGCAATCTGCAATTAAGGGGGCAACGGTCACCCGGTATCGTGAGAACGGTGATGAGGTCGACGTAATTGTAGGTTTGCGGGCAGAGGATAAGAGCCAGATAGCAGATCTGGATGAGATTACTGTGTCAAATTCCAGCGGGATGAAGATTTCGCTTTCCAATTTTGCACACTATGAGCGGAGTAAGGCCCCTGTTTCCATAACAAGGGAGGACCAGAGCCGTATCGTCCATGTAACGGCGAAACTCCAGGAAGGGCAGACCGTCGACAAGGTACAGAAGGAAGTCGAAAAGATGGTAGCTGCCAATATTCCTTCTGACAATGATTTGATACTTAGCTATGGTGGTGATTACCAGCAATTAATGGAAGGCCTGCGCACGTTTGCGGAGATTATCATCATTGCAATACTTTTGGTATTTGCAGTCATGGCAAGTCAATTCGAATCGTTCCTCAAGCCTTTTATCATTATCTTCTCCATACCGCTCTCGATTATCGGTATCGTTGCAATCTACATGATTACCGGCCAGACCTTCAGTTTGATCACTGCTGTCGGGTTGTTGATACTGGTAGGCATCATCGTTAACAATGGCATTGTGTTGGTCAGTTATACGGATTTGCTGCAGAAACGGGGATTCTCGTTGGAAGAAGCCTGCGTACAGGCTGCAAAGAGCAGACTTCGCCCGATTCTGATGACTACGCTTACCACTATTCTTGCCCTGGTTCCCATGGCCTTTTTCCCTGGCGAAGGTTCGGAGATGGTCCAGCCTATAGGCCAGACTGTTCTTGGAGGCCTGGGGTTCGGAACCTTGATGACTCTCTTCCTTATGCCGACTCTCTACTATGTGTTCAACAGGGGTAGTGAAAAGAGAATGCACAAGAAGATGGAGAAAGAAGTTGAGCGATTGTCTGATTCGCAACAGTTATAA